The region CGTCCTGGGGGCGGGCGGCCCCGAAACGGCGCGAGGGCAGCGAAGGGCCGCAAAACCTGGTCCTCTTGATGATTGATACCTTGCGGGACGATTGCACCCCGCCTTATGGGCACCCCTTCGTGATTGCGCCCCATCTCGACCTGTTGGCGTCAATGGGAACCACATTTACGAACGCGTACGCGGCTTCGTCGTCAACGCGGCCCAGCATTGGGACCTTTTTCAGCGGCTTGCACCCCATCGCGCACGGCGCAGAACGCCATGCGCTGACTGGCGCCCGGTTGCGCCCGGGGTTCCCGGTGATCGCGGAATATATGTCGAGCATGGGCTTTGAAACCGCAGGCGCCGTCAGTAACGCGCAGATAACGTCTGCGTATGGCTTCGAGCGCGGGTTCCAACGCTATCACTGCCCCATTCGCGACCATGAAGTGACCGAAATGGGCATGAAGGAATTGCAGCGCCTCAGCGAGCCGTTTTTTCTCTATCTCCATTACATCGCGCCCCATCAGCCGTATGAACCTGCCGGGCTCTACAACGGCTTGTACGAAGGCCGGACGCCATACCCCGAAATGGACGCCTATTTGGCGGAAGTGACCCAGGATGACCGCCGCGTCGGGCGTATTCTGTCTGAATTGGCGCGGCAAGGCCTGCTCGACCGCACCCTCATCTGGACGCTGTCTGACCACGGCGAAGAATTTTGGGAACACGGTTGGAACGGACACGGCGCCAATCTCTACGAAGAATCAGTGCGTACCGTTTCGATTGTGAACAGCCCGCCATACACGCCGCCCGGTCAGACAATCGAAACGCCGGTCATGCACGCTGATGTGTTGCCTACGCTGCAAGATTTTTATCAACAGTCGGCTGGGTTTCTTTCCGCCGGGTTGAGCCTGAAGCCGTTTTTACAATCGCAGAAAACAGCCGTCCTCGCCGATTTTATTCAGCGGCCTGTCTTTTTACATCATGGCGGTGGAACAAAAGCCGATGCGCATCCGTCTGATAAGCAAGCGATTTTACACGACGGCGAAAAGTGGGTCTGGTGGACGCAAACCAACGCCTGGGAGCACTATCAGCTCGATCAAGACCCCCAAGAGGCGAATGACTTAGCCAAATCGGCTTCGGGTGCGATATCATCTATGCAAGAAAGCCTGATGCGCGTCAACAACATCCAACATCAGTTGGCTGAACGATTTTCGACGCCAGGCGGAGACGGGCAGGGAATCAACCTGAGTCGCCAGGAGATGGAAAATCTACGCGATTTAGGTTACGTCAAATAAGAGAACGTATTTCGTCGATGCGAACCCTTTACCAAAAGGCGTTCCACGGTGACAATAGTTGCTCACAAACCACCATCGGAGGATGTTATGTTCAAAGGTATTGGCAAACGATCAATGATTTTATTTTCCGCTGCAATGGCGTTCAGTTTTGCGCTGACGGCAACTGCGGCGGATGACGGCTTTGTCTCAATTTTTAATGGCAAAGACCTGACGGGCTGGACCGTGCAAGGACTCGAAAAAGCCGTTCCAAAAGTGAAAGACGGCGCCATGGTTGTCGGCGGCTGGGATTATTGGGCCGTGATTTCTGAAAAAGAATACGGCGACTTCATTTTGAAGTTTGACTGTATGTTCGACAAAAAAGGCAACAGCGGCATTTGCGTTCACGTCCCCAAAAAAGACGTATTCAAAAAGCAATCGTTTGAAATCCAATTGGATGCAGACGCGGGCGAAGTGGGCAAAAAATGCACCGGTTCACTTTTTACCAGCAAAGGTGAATTCAAAACCGCCGAAAAGAACCCGACCAAAGCGCTTGGCGAATGGAACAGCGTTGAGATCAAATATCAAGGCAAAAAACTTTCGCTGACCATCAACGGCGAAGCGGTTCATACCGATCTCGACATGACTCAGTTCGACAACCTGAAACTGAACGACAAAGGCCACATCGCGATTCAACGCAACGACTACAAAAAGGCCGTTTCGTATAAGAACATCATGATTAAAGAGCTGTAATCGGCTGGTGGGGTAAGTATAAAGAACCCACACTACATGCAACATTGAGATATAATCGAATCGGCTGACGGGGAAACCTGCCAGCCGATTTTTTATTGTTGATCCATAAAAGGTTTCAATTGATCTCAACGAAAAGCAAGAAATGGGGAGAGCGAGGCTCCCGCCGAGCCGCGCAGTATCTGACGGGGAAACCTGCCAGCCGATTTTTTATTGTTGATCCATAAAAGGTTTCAATTGATCTCAACGAAAAGTAAGAAATGGGGAGGGCGAGGCTCCCGCCGAGCCGCGCAGTATCAATGCGTTTTTATTTTATCGCGGCCCACCAGCAGCCATCCTGCGGCAGCCTGCTAACCGTAGGCTAGGCAGGCTGATACATCATATTTTCTCTTTCATCTCGCTGATCTGCAATTCAAGTTCGAGCAATTTCTCTCGCAGTTTAAGTTCAGTGCGTTCGATCATGCGTTGAATCATAAACAGCGCCCCCATGATGAGAAACACGGTCGCGTACGCGATCATGCGCCCGCCGGCTGCGGGCTCCATTTGCATTCCCAACATCAAACTGACAACGGTGGAAAACACCACCATGCCCCAGATAGACCCGATCATGATATCGGGGTCGCGCTTGAGATTCATTGACCCGCGCCGCGCCATACGGAAGCAGATCACCGCCCAAACGGCGGAACCAGCGGCGCCGACCAGAAACAACAAGCGCGCCAATAGCGGGAGTTCATCCGGGGCAATAAAGAAGATAACAACAAAGTGGATACAAATGACGGCCCCGACGACGGACACGACATAATGCCAGATGCGGTTCTTGTTGCTCAGCGGTTGTTCAGTCATGGTTTTGAGTTCCTTTTCGTAGCGTTCTTTGAGTGACGGGGTGACGGTTTCCGCTGCCAGGAGCCGTTCGCGAAGATTGGAATCATTCATGGGTCTGGCCCCTTTCGTTGAGCAGCTTTCGTAGTTCTCGTTTGGCGTAGTGAAGGCGTGATTTCACCGTGCCGGTCGGCGCTCCGACAATGACGGCGATTTCTTCCAGCGAAAAATTTTCTAATACATGCAACGTAATCACTTCGCGGTGCGGCAACGTCAACTGCTGTAAGGCGTGATGAAGATCAATGGCGTCATCGGCGGAAAAGCCTGAATCATTTTCGAGCGCCGCGTCGACTTCGGCCTCGTTTTCATCATCAAGCGGTACATAGCGCTTTTGTTTTCGCCAGTGGCTGACAGCGGCGTTGCGGGCAATTTGGTAGAGCCAGGCGGGCAACGCTTTCGGATCGCGCAACTGGCCAGCGCCGCCCAGCGCTTTCATCCAGACGTCCTGCAGAACGTCCCAACAGTCGGCTTCGCTATCCAACAAGCGCCGCAGGTAATAGAACAGCGGTTGTTCCCACTGACTGACCATACGTCGCGCGGCGTTGGGCGCCCCGTTTCGTAGATGCAGCCAAAGCAGTTCGTTTTCGATATCGCGCCGGGTGCGTGTCATTTTGGTCTCCGCCTTCATTTGACAAGACGCAGGAGAAGAAGAAAAGGTTCAAATGAAAAAATGCTGTTTTTCTGCCCCCTTTTATAAGGGGGGGTGGCGCTGAAAGCGCCGGGGGGATTTGCCGTTTGAAAATGACTCAATCAATACAAAAGGCGGCGAGGCCGCCCTCCCTCATCCCAACCTTCTCCCAGAGGGAGAAGGGGCAGGTTGCAGGCTTCGTTGAATACCAGCGGTAAATACGAATTCGTACAGCCTAGAGAATTGATAAGCAGTGTATCAGTGCGTCCGCAGGGCTCAGCGGTAAATACGAATTCGTACAACCTGGAAAGTTGACGAGCAGAGTATCAGCGCGCCGGAACGGCTCAGCGATAGATAAGAATTCGTACAGCCTAGAGAATTGATAAGCAGAGTGTCAGCGCGCCGGAACGGCTCAGCGATAGATTCAGAAAAGGTATGAATAAGAAAACGTCGCTAAATATCAAATCAATAGTGTTCGTGGCGGCGTTGAGAGGTGATTTCGTTGGTGAATTCATTGGCGATGTTCACCGCCGACGCGGAAACTTTCAGCTGGCTCACTTCAACTATTTCTTCGTATTGTTTGTAGTAGTCGAGTAAAAACGAGTCGCCGCCTTTGTTGTTGAAATCATAAATATGCTCAAAGAAAACCCGCTTGATTCCCGCGCTGAGCAGCACCTTAAAGCAATTCACGCAGGGCGACATGGTGCAGTAAATGGTGCTGCCTTCGATGGAGATGCCCGCGCGGGCGGCGTGTGCGATGGCGTTCATTTCGGCGTGGACGGCGCGGGAGAGTTCGCGGGGTTCGATGCCCTCGACGTGATTTTCGGGTTGGCGCCAGTAGCACTGTTTTTTGTCGATGCAGTGCCATGTGCCGGGAGGCGCTCCGTTGTAACCGGTCGCGAGCATACGCTTGTCGCGGGCGATGACCGCGCCTACTGGACGCGAAAAACAGGTCGAGCGCGTCGCCGCCAACTTCGCCAGCAGCATGAAGTATTCGTCCCACGAGGGGCGGTTTTCGCTCAATGCGGCAGAGAGTTCCGAGCCTTCGTGCGGCTGGTGAATTGGCAAATCATTCATAGTAAATCCTTTGATGAAACCCAATATATTGTGCTTGGTGCGATAATAGCAACAAAATATGCTGGTTTCAAGTCGAAGTTCAGCGCTTTTGAGGGAGTGGATGGATTCTATTTTCGAATGAGAGGTAAATTAATATTAAATAAAAAATTAATTCGATTATATGAATGACTGTGCTAGGATTGTCGGAATGATGATTCAATCACTTTTTGGGGAGGTCAGTTTTATGAAAAAATGGATTCAAAGAAGTGCGGTATTGTTGTGTGCGCCTGTTTTTGTCTGTGCAGCATTCGCCCAAGACACATCGGTGAACGTGAACGAGTTTCAGATTCCTGAACTCGCGACGGTTCCAGTGATCGACGGCGATCTGTCGGATGCCGCGTGGGACAACGTCCCAGTCATTCCGATGGATCAAAACGGCGACAATGATGCGGCGGAAGCGGGAACGGGCGATTTGGACATCACTCTCAAAGTAGCTTGGGATGATGAAACCAACGCGCTGTATTTTCACATCAACGTCATTGATGATGCGTTGGTTTCAACACGAGGCCGCGGCTCATCGGCTGGCGACGGCGGTTGGGCGAATGAGCGCTTGGAAATCATTCTCGACGGCTTGAATACTGGCGATGCGGCTTCTGCAAACACAACGCCGTTCCACCATCAGTATGTATTCGATATGCCAAACACCTGGGACCCCTGGGCCTCAGACAACGACATCGAAAACGGCGTGTTCTTCGACCAGGAAATCGGGTTGTTCAACACGGCGGACGGCGGAATTCCTGTTTCGTCAAGTTTCGTCAGCATTCCAATATTTGAGCGCATTGAAGGCGCTCTGGATGTGACCAATGCCCACGCGCCATGGAATGTGAATGATTCATACCTGGAGTCTGCTGCGATGATTCGCGTTACAGACCCAGGCGCCTCTGAGTGGATTGAAGCCCCGGTTGAATATAACTACGAAATCAAAGTGGTTGTCTTTGATGAGTTGTGGCCGGCCGCTGATCTCGATTATGAAATTGATAATCCAGATAACGTCGCCGCAGGTTGGGAAAGTTTCTTCGCAGATGAGTTTCACATTGTGAAAGACCTCGAAGTTAATTCTGTAGTCGGGTTCTCTTCGCAAATGAATGACGCTGATATTTGGTCGGACGCTCCGACCCGTGAACACCAGACCAATACAACAGGAGTCGCTGGCAACTGGAACAGCAGCGAAAGCCTGTCTGCATTGGTATTGGTTGGCGGCTCGTCCGTTCCTGACTGGGCGTTGCAATAAACTGAACTGTCGCAAAACCTCGTATGAACAATGAAGCCCCGGGCGAGAGCGTCCGGGGCTTTTTCTTTTTTGGGATTTGGAAATTGATTAGCGAGCGGTGATTTCCAGGTTTAACTGGTAACCAAGTGTATCCAAAATTGCTTCGCAATCGGCGACAGTAAGACCGAATTGGCGCACGTCAATCGCGCCGATTCGCGCAACCGCGTCTCGAATCGCATCATGTTTGTCCTGATGAAATTCGGCGTTGCGCATCGCCGTTTCCGCCCAATCAACGACTTTCGCCTCTGTAATCTCATGTCTGAGAAAGGCGGACATTTTCGCCGCGACGTCGTCTTTGGTAATCATCTTACTTATCCTCAGTTTGATGGCCTAAATCAACAGGGTATTTCCTGTGGATTACTCAACCCTCACCCCAGCCCTCTCCCAGTGGGAGAGGGGGGAGGGCGGAGTGAATTATCTTTACACGTCGCAGACGCCGACGGCGTGTTGCAGGGCTTTGACGGCGCCGTCTTTGTCCTTCGCGCGCGGGACAAACTCATGAGCGACGTATCCGTCGTATCCCGTATCGACAATCGCTTTCATGACGGCGGGCCAGTAGACTTCCTGGGTCTCGTCGAGATCGTTGCGGCCCGGGTTGCCGCCCGTGTGGTAGTGACCAAACGCATGGTTATGGTCGCGGATGTTGCGCATCAGGTCGCCTTCCATGATCTGCATGTGATAGAGGTCGTTGAGTAATTTAAAATTGGGATGATTGACCATCTTTACCAGGGTCACGCCCCAGTCGGTGTGGTCGCACATATAGTCTTTGTGATCGACCTTGCTGTTAAGCAACTCCATACAAATGATGACGCCTTCGTTGGCGGCGATCTTGCAGGCTTTCTCTAAAATGTCCGCGCAGTTGCGCATACCGTCATAGTCGTTCATGCCGTGGCGCTCACCCGAAAAAGTGATGAGGTTGCGCGCTTTGTATTTGGCGGCGAGGGGGATGTTTGTTTCAAACGTCTTCATCTGTTCGGCGTGCAATTTAGGGTTGTTCAGCCCATCGCGAATCGAGCCGGAGCCGGGAGAATACATCGTCGGAACCAGACCGAAATCTTTCATCACCTTGGCGTCATTTTCACCGACCAGGTCAATGCCGTGCAGGCCCATATCGGCGCAGATTTTGCAAAACTCTTTGAGGTCGGGCACGGTGTTGCCAAAACACCAGCGGGATACGGATTGTTTGATATTTCCTTTCATGGCTTCCCCTTCTTTGGCGGACGCGCCCAGCGTACTGACCACTGCGGCTCCAGCGGCGATTGCGGTTACGGCGTCGCGCCGGTTAATTGCTTGTGACATGAGATATTCCTCCTAATGATTGTGTGAAAAATCGGCAAAAGTTTTATCCATACTACAGGAGAAATTCCGGCTCGGATAGAAGAATTGCGCGAAGATTTTTTGTGAAATCTTGGTTAATTCTCGTTCGGCGCCTTTACAAAAATCTATACTTGGGGCAAATATCATAATGTTATGAAAATCATAGATCGACAGAGTCCACGTAAATTATATCTTCAGTTGGTTGACGTTTTGTTATCCGGGATGGAAAGCGGAGAACTCAGCGTTGGTTCGCAGCTACCGACTGAAGACCAACTTTGTACTCAACAAGGCGTGAGCAAAGCCGTGGTGCGTTCGGCGATGCAAGAACTGGCCCGTAAAGGCTACGTTCGTAAGATTCCCGGCAAGGGGACTTTCGTCGAAACGCCGCCCAGCCAAAAAGGCGTCTGGCTTTCGACCGCCATCACCGAAAACATGCTCGATTTCGGCGCCCAGTGGGATACCGAAGTCGTGCAGAAAATGCTGACCATTTCGCCGTCAGACCTGACCGACTTGTTCGCCCAAGAGACCGGGCATCAGGTGTTTAAGGTATTGCGTCTGCGTTCGATTGAAAGCGAGCCGGTTGCGCTGGAACTGGCGTATGTGTCGCACGATTTATGCCCCGGCCTGCCGTTGGAAGACCTGCGCGGGCAGTCGCTGTTGGATATCATCACCCAAAAATACGGCATCCCCATTGTACGCGCGGCGGATTCGTATGAAGTAACGACTTTGGATGAGCGCGAGTCGGAACTGCTCAAGCGCGATGAAGGCGAGCACGTCTTATTGGCGGACCGCATTCTCTATACGTCAAACAACCGCGTGGTGGGTTTCATGCGCATCATCAACGTTTCAACCAAACACCGCATCACCGTCGAATCGGTGCGAACGTCTGTATAGTATCAATTTTAGTTTGAATGCTGTCGGGGTGTTGTTGCTGCGTCTGTGTGTATTTCAGTGTTATTGTTTGCTATCAGGTCTGGTCTATCATTGTTTTTCGAATATCTTTCACCATCATAAACAAATGAAATTCATTTACTGGCGAAGAGACAAAGCCGAACCGCTGATAGAATGCCTTGGCTTGTTCATCTTTGGCATGTACCAAGACTGCTCGCAAACCGGCGATATCGGCTGCTTGCAGCGTTCGGATGAGCGCATCACGCAACAAACCAGCGCCCAACCCTTTCCCTTTTTCATTGAGATCAACAGCCAGGCGGGTTAAAACAATAACCGGGATTGGATAGCGGCCCAGGCCTTCGCGTATGCGCGGCGGCGAATCATCGACTTTGGTTGAACCATAGGCCAAGGAATAAAACCCAACCACCTGATGATCTCGCGTCGTTACATAGGTTCGCGCTCCACCCGCGCGATGGTTTTGGAACGCATAAGACTTTAGGTATTTATTTAAGGCGGGAACGCCGCAGTCGAAATCATCCAATACATGAAATTTTTCGATCGGAACAGGCGGGTTGGGCTTACGGCTATCGCTCATGAAATGGGCTCGGTTTGCTGAACAACTCTTTCAACGCGGGCACTGATTTTGGCGGGGCGTCGAGGGCGTCGCAAAACTCTTCCCACTTATCTGGTGACAATGTGAAGTGGGTTTTGTCAGCCAAAACCTGGGATGCCGCGTCATAGGCGTTCTCAACCACAAACTCGCTCAGGCTGCGCTTGCTCAAGGCGGCTGCTTGACCGATCAGGTCTTTTTGCTGTTCGTTTATCCGTATATTCAGAAAAGCCGTCTTGGCGGATTCTCTGGATGGCTCCATATTAGGCATGGCAATTCATCCTCTATGCTGATTTTCTATCATCAGTATACCTACGCGTCTTTACAATGTAAATACATTTTTCAGGTTCATCCGGTAAGTGAATCCCTACATTATTAGATGAGTATGATTTTGATTCCGAAAACGTATTCCGGCATGGGCGCAACTCTGTGAGCGCCTGTGCATAAGGGCCTGAAAGCCCGCACTGAAGCGAGCAGAGTTGCGCCCATGCCACATGCAGCGAAATAAAAAAGTATCCAATTTTACGCAAGAACCATTTTTTTAGAAAAAAAACAGGATGCAATTAATAGCATTCTAAACAAGGAGGGGTGCAGCAAACTGCACCCCTCGGATAAACATTCTGTAATCACAAACTCTCGATATTTTATTCAAACACCGAATCGAAGCGTTTTTGTTGAGTCATCGGGCCGATGAGTTCGACGAAGGTGCCGTCTGGGTCTTTGACCATAACAAAATGGCGTTTTCCCAGGGGGATGGGCGTTTCGCCCAGAAATTTCACTTTGTGCTTTTTGATACGCTCAACAATTGGCGCCAGTTCTTTGACGTTGATGGTGATGTATTGGATGCCGGTGTTGGTGTGAATAAATTCGTTGGTTTGCTTTTTGGCTTTGTTGCCGAAGGTCATGAGCTTGAGTTGAGTGGCGTCTTCTCCTGCGCCCACTTTCAATACGCGCACTTTGACGGGCAGCGAGTCGGTGAGGCCGGAGCGCTTGCCAAAGTCGGCGTCAACTTCAAAACCGGCTTGCTCGGTAAGGCCAACGACTTCGGTATAAAACTTCACAGACGCGTCGAGATCGCTGACGATCATACCAATTTGAATGACTTTGCTGGTGAATTCATCCTCGGCGCTAAACGCAGGGGCGATCAAAAGA is a window of Candidatus Hinthialibacter antarcticus DNA encoding:
- a CDS encoding sulfatase, producing MKTVFLFFVLIAPGLLYANSPDAVVPLFPVNSENGELLYESPELTSTVAPDEGGFYPELIQFNNWTVTSTREIENSTDLTSRIQCVIEYTGEVSLSAAQLHACKPVVLFLPTSGITYKPKAPSPSWGRAAPKRREGSEGPQNLVLLMIDTLRDDCTPPYGHPFVIAPHLDLLASMGTTFTNAYAASSSTRPSIGTFFSGLHPIAHGAERHALTGARLRPGFPVIAEYMSSMGFETAGAVSNAQITSAYGFERGFQRYHCPIRDHEVTEMGMKELQRLSEPFFLYLHYIAPHQPYEPAGLYNGLYEGRTPYPEMDAYLAEVTQDDRRVGRILSELARQGLLDRTLIWTLSDHGEEFWEHGWNGHGANLYEESVRTVSIVNSPPYTPPGQTIETPVMHADVLPTLQDFYQQSAGFLSAGLSLKPFLQSQKTAVLADFIQRPVFLHHGGGTKADAHPSDKQAILHDGEKWVWWTQTNAWEHYQLDQDPQEANDLAKSASGAISSMQESLMRVNNIQHQLAERFSTPGGDGQGINLSRQEMENLRDLGYVK
- a CDS encoding DUF1080 domain-containing protein, with the translated sequence MFKGIGKRSMILFSAAMAFSFALTATAADDGFVSIFNGKDLTGWTVQGLEKAVPKVKDGAMVVGGWDYWAVISEKEYGDFILKFDCMFDKKGNSGICVHVPKKDVFKKQSFEIQLDADAGEVGKKCTGSLFTSKGEFKTAEKNPTKALGEWNSVEIKYQGKKLSLTINGEAVHTDLDMTQFDNLKLNDKGHIAIQRNDYKKAVSYKNIMIKEL
- a CDS encoding RNA polymerase sigma factor, coding for MTRTRRDIENELLWLHLRNGAPNAARRMVSQWEQPLFYYLRRLLDSEADCWDVLQDVWMKALGGAGQLRDPKALPAWLYQIARNAAVSHWRKQKRYVPLDDENEAEVDAALENDSGFSADDAIDLHHALQQLTLPHREVITLHVLENFSLEEIAVIVGAPTGTVKSRLHYAKRELRKLLNERGQTHE
- a CDS encoding dCMP deaminase family protein, giving the protein MNDLPIHQPHEGSELSAALSENRPSWDEYFMLLAKLAATRSTCFSRPVGAVIARDKRMLATGYNGAPPGTWHCIDKKQCYWRQPENHVEGIEPRELSRAVHAEMNAIAHAARAGISIEGSTIYCTMSPCVNCFKVLLSAGIKRVFFEHIYDFNNKGGDSFLLDYYKQYEEIVEVSQLKVSASAVNIANEFTNEITSQRRHEHY
- a CDS encoding TIM barrel protein, with product MSQAINRRDAVTAIAAGAAVVSTLGASAKEGEAMKGNIKQSVSRWCFGNTVPDLKEFCKICADMGLHGIDLVGENDAKVMKDFGLVPTMYSPGSGSIRDGLNNPKLHAEQMKTFETNIPLAAKYKARNLITFSGERHGMNDYDGMRNCADILEKACKIAANEGVIICMELLNSKVDHKDYMCDHTDWGVTLVKMVNHPNFKLLNDLYHMQIMEGDLMRNIRDHNHAFGHYHTGGNPGRNDLDETQEVYWPAVMKAIVDTGYDGYVAHEFVPRAKDKDGAVKALQHAVGVCDV
- a CDS encoding GntR family transcriptional regulator yields the protein MKIIDRQSPRKLYLQLVDVLLSGMESGELSVGSQLPTEDQLCTQQGVSKAVVRSAMQELARKGYVRKIPGKGTFVETPPSQKGVWLSTAITENMLDFGAQWDTEVVQKMLTISPSDLTDLFAQETGHQVFKVLRLRSIESEPVALELAYVSHDLCPGLPLEDLRGQSLLDIITQKYGIPIVRAADSYEVTTLDERESELLKRDEGEHVLLADRILYTSNNRVVGFMRIINVSTKHRITVESVRTSV
- a CDS encoding GNAT family N-acetyltransferase, with product MSDSRKPNPPVPIEKFHVLDDFDCGVPALNKYLKSYAFQNHRAGGARTYVTTRDHQVVGFYSLAYGSTKVDDSPPRIREGLGRYPIPVIVLTRLAVDLNEKGKGLGAGLLRDALIRTLQAADIAGLRAVLVHAKDEQAKAFYQRFGFVSSPVNEFHLFMMVKDIRKTMIDQT
- a CDS encoding DUF1778 domain-containing protein, with the translated sequence MPNMEPSRESAKTAFLNIRINEQQKDLIGQAAALSKRSLSEFVVENAYDAASQVLADKTHFTLSPDKWEEFCDALDAPPKSVPALKELFSKPSPFHER
- a CDS encoding VOC family protein gives rise to the protein MYRTLFSLLIAALLIAPAFSAEDEFTSKVIQIGMIVSDLDASVKFYTEVVGLTEQAGFEVDADFGKRSGLTDSLPVKVRVLKVGAGEDATQLKLMTFGNKAKKQTNEFIHTNTGIQYITINVKELAPIVERIKKHKVKFLGETPIPLGKRHFVMVKDPDGTFVELIGPMTQQKRFDSVFE